Proteins encoded in a region of the Onthophagus taurus isolate NC chromosome 10, IU_Otau_3.0, whole genome shotgun sequence genome:
- the LOC111413729 gene encoding tropomyosin-1, isoforms 9A/A/B isoform X25, with amino-acid sequence MTTTIPQGTFLDVLKKKMRQAKEEMERYKDECEEYNKRLQGEIMRREEAESEVAALNRRIQLLEEDLERSEERLATATAKLAEASQAADESERIRKALENRTNMEDDRVAILESQLAQAKVIAEEADKKYEEVARKLVIMEIDLERAEERADNSDSKIVELEEELRVVGNNLKSLEVSEEKANQREEEYKNQIKNLTTRLKEAEARAEFAERSVQKLQKEVDRLEDELIQERSKFKAIADEMDQTMADLAGY; translated from the exons ATGACGACGACCATACCCCAAGGTACGTTCCTCGACGTTCTCAAAAAGAAGATGAGACAGGCAAAGGAGGAAATGGAACGGTACAAGGACGAATGTGAGGAATACAACAAACGACTTCAGGGCGAGATCATGCGACGTGAAGAA GCTGAATCTGAAGTTGCAGCTTTGAACCGTCGTATTCAGTTGCTCGAAGAAGATTTGGAACGTTCCGAAGAACGTTTGGCAACTGCTACAGCTAAATTAGCCGAAGCTTCCCAGGCAGCTGATGAAAGCGAACG GATACGTAAAGCCCTTGAGAACAGGACCAATATGGAAGATGATCGTGTGGCGATATTGGAAAGTCAATTGGCGCAGGCGAAAGTGATCGCCGAGGAAGCTGACAAAAAATATGAAGAG GTTGCCCGAAAGTTGGTAATCATGGAAATAGACTTAGAACGGGCCGAGGAAAGGGCCGATAACAGCGACAG CAAAATCGTAGAATTGGAGGAAGAACTCCGCGTCGTTGGTAACAACTTGAAATCCCTTGAAGTTTCTGAGGAAAAG GCCAACCAACGTGAAGAAGAATACAAAAACCAAATCAAGAACCTCACCACTCGCCTAAAAGAG gcTGAAGCCCGTGCTGAGTTCGCTGAACGTTCGGTTCAAAAACTCCAAAAGGAAGTCGACAGACTAGAAG ACGAACTTATTCAAGAACGATCAAAATTTAAAGCCATCGCTGACGAAATGGATCAAACGATGGCCGATTTAGCTggatattaa
- the LOC111413729 gene encoding tropomyosin isoform X2 yields MSQRVGSGSTRKRGHQHHPRNHGNRKKLTLDPVTPSKISENTHNLETEPTTVKVTDTSVIQSASERDNIIDLTNCEDDDIKIRKGGNRNKSEPKIVNEILDDESTDMSLVFRPAAEGSSQSDQESEDPELEELSRLRCTSERAEVVAEREARKIRRRCADYPGLAFGSSIFSSDTLMKFSIIRNELHNIMNTQLKRAESEVAALNRRIQLLEEDLERSEERLATATAKLAEASQAADESERARKILENRSLADEERMDALENQLKEARFLAEEADKKYDEVARKLAMVEADLERAEERAEAGESKIVELEEELRVVGNNLKSLEVSEEKANQREEEYKNQIKNLTTRLKEAEARAEFAERSVQKLQKEVDRLEDELIQERSKFKAIADEMDQTMADLAGY; encoded by the exons ATGTCCCAAAGGGTAGGGTCAGGGTCTACGAGGAAGAGGGGGCACCAACACCACCCTAGAAATCACGGTAACCGTAAAAAATTGACCCTGGATCCCGTGACGCCCTCGAAAATATCAGAAAACACACATAACCTAGAAACCGAACCAACAACTGTCAAAGTGACAGATACGTCTGTGATTCAAAGTGCCTCCGAACGTGATAATATAATAGATCTAACTAATTGCGAAGACGATGATATTAAAATACGAAAGGGTGGTAATCGTAATAAATCCGAgccaaaaattgttaacgaaaTTTTGGATGACGAATCAACCGATATGTCTTTGGTTTTTCGTCCGGCTGCTGAAGGATCGAGTCAAAGTGACCAAGAATCCGAAGATCCAGAACTTGAAGAATTATCCAGGCTACGTTGTACCTCAGAACGAGCTGAAGTAGTCGCTGAAAGAGAAGCAAGAAAAATCCGAAGAAGATGTGCAGATTATCCAGGGTTGGCCTTCGGGAGTTCCATCTTTAGTTCCGATACTCTCATGAAGTTCTCCATCATCAGGAATGAACTCCACAATATTATGAATACACAACTGAAACGG GCTGAATCTGAAGTTGCAGCTTTGAACCGTCGTATTCAGTTGCTCGAAGAAGATTTGGAACGTTCCGAAGAACGTTTGGCAACTGCTACAGCTAAATTAGCCGAAGCTTCCCAGGCAGCTGATGAAAGCGAACG CGCCCGTAAGATTCTTGAGAATCGTTCCTTGGCCGATGAGGAGCGTATGGATGCTCTTGAGAATCAGCTGAAGGAGGCGAGGTTCTTGGCTGAGGAAGCCGACAAAAAATACGATGAG GTGGCCCGTAAGTTGGCAATGGTTGAAGCTGATTTGGAGAGAGCTGAGGAGCGCGCTGAAGCCGGAGAATC CAAAATCGTAGAATTGGAGGAAGAACTCCGCGTCGTTGGTAACAACTTGAAATCCCTTGAAGTTTCTGAGGAAAAG GCCAACCAACGTGAAGAAGAATACAAAAACCAAATCAAGAACCTCACCACTCGCCTAAAAGAG gcTGAAGCCCGTGCTGAGTTCGCTGAACGTTCGGTTCAAAAACTCCAAAAGGAAGTCGACAGACTAGAAG ACGAACTTATTCAAGAACGATCAAAATTTAAAGCCATCGCTGACGAAATGGATCAAACGATGGCCGATTTAGCTggatattaa
- the LOC111413729 gene encoding tropomyosin isoform X5: MSQRVGSGSTRKRGHQHHPRNHGNRKKLTLDPVTPSKISENTHNLETEPTTVKVTDTSVIQSASERDNIIDLTNCEDDDIKIRKGGNRNKSEPKIVNEILDDESTDMSLVFRPAAEGSSQSDQESEDPELEELSRLRCTSERAEVVAEREARKIRRRCADYPGLAFGSSIFSSDTLMKFSIIRNELHNIMNTQLKRAESEVAALNRRIQLLEEDLERSEERLATATAKLAEASQAADESERARKILENRSLADEERMDALENQLKEARFLAEEADKKYDEVARKLAMVEADLERAEERAEAGESKIVELEEELRVVGNNLKSLEVSEEKAAATRDSCEDKIHVITDKLREAEARAEFAERSVQKLQKEVDRLEDELIQERSKFKAIADEMDQTMADLAGY, translated from the exons ATGTCCCAAAGGGTAGGGTCAGGGTCTACGAGGAAGAGGGGGCACCAACACCACCCTAGAAATCACGGTAACCGTAAAAAATTGACCCTGGATCCCGTGACGCCCTCGAAAATATCAGAAAACACACATAACCTAGAAACCGAACCAACAACTGTCAAAGTGACAGATACGTCTGTGATTCAAAGTGCCTCCGAACGTGATAATATAATAGATCTAACTAATTGCGAAGACGATGATATTAAAATACGAAAGGGTGGTAATCGTAATAAATCCGAgccaaaaattgttaacgaaaTTTTGGATGACGAATCAACCGATATGTCTTTGGTTTTTCGTCCGGCTGCTGAAGGATCGAGTCAAAGTGACCAAGAATCCGAAGATCCAGAACTTGAAGAATTATCCAGGCTACGTTGTACCTCAGAACGAGCTGAAGTAGTCGCTGAAAGAGAAGCAAGAAAAATCCGAAGAAGATGTGCAGATTATCCAGGGTTGGCCTTCGGGAGTTCCATCTTTAGTTCCGATACTCTCATGAAGTTCTCCATCATCAGGAATGAACTCCACAATATTATGAATACACAACTGAAACGG GCTGAATCTGAAGTTGCAGCTTTGAACCGTCGTATTCAGTTGCTCGAAGAAGATTTGGAACGTTCCGAAGAACGTTTGGCAACTGCTACAGCTAAATTAGCCGAAGCTTCCCAGGCAGCTGATGAAAGCGAACG CGCCCGTAAGATTCTTGAGAATCGTTCCTTGGCCGATGAGGAGCGTATGGATGCTCTTGAGAATCAGCTGAAGGAGGCGAGGTTCTTGGCTGAGGAAGCCGACAAAAAATACGATGAG GTGGCCCGTAAGTTGGCAATGGTTGAAGCTGATTTGGAGAGAGCTGAGGAGCGCGCTGAAGCCGGAGAATC CAAAATCGTAGAATTGGAGGAAGAACTCCGCGTCGTTGGTAACAACTTGAAATCCCTTGAAGTTTCTGAGGAAAAG GCTGCTGCAACCAGAGATTCTTGCGAGGACAAAATTCACGTCATCACTGATAAATTACGTGAA gcTGAAGCCCGTGCTGAGTTCGCTGAACGTTCGGTTCAAAAACTCCAAAAGGAAGTCGACAGACTAGAAG ACGAACTTATTCAAGAACGATCAAAATTTAAAGCCATCGCTGACGAAATGGATCAAACGATGGCCGATTTAGCTggatattaa
- the LOC111413729 gene encoding tropomyosin-2 isoform X15: MDAIKKKMQAMKLEKDNALDRAKHMEQLAKDANLRAEKAEEEARSLQKKIQTIENDLDQTQEQLGQVNTKLEDKEKALQNAESEVAALNRRIQLLEEDLERSEERLATATAKLAEASQAADESERIRKALENRTNMEDDRVAILESQLAQAKVIAEEADKKYEEVARKLVIMEIDLERAEERADNSDSKIVELEEELRVVGNNLKSLEVSEEKANQREEEYKNQIKNLTTRLKEAEARAEFAERSVQKLQKEVDRLEDELIQERSKFKAIADEMDQTMADLAGY, encoded by the exons ATGGACGCGATTAAGAAGAAAATGCAAGCTATGAAGCTTGAAAAGGACAATGCTTTAGATAGGGCGAAACATATGGAGCAATTGGCTAAAGATGCCAATCTCCGTGCAGAAAAG GCTGAAGAAGAAGCGCGTTCTCTGCAGAAGAAGATCCAAACCATCGAAAATGATCTCGATCAAACTCAAGAACAGCTTGGGCAAGTCAACACCAAACTGGAAGATAAAGAAAAGGCTCTCCAAAAC GCTGAATCTGAAGTTGCAGCTTTGAACCGTCGTATTCAGTTGCTCGAAGAAGATTTGGAACGTTCCGAAGAACGTTTGGCAACTGCTACAGCTAAATTAGCCGAAGCTTCCCAGGCAGCTGATGAAAGCGAACG GATACGTAAAGCCCTTGAGAACAGGACCAATATGGAAGATGATCGTGTGGCGATATTGGAAAGTCAATTGGCGCAGGCGAAAGTGATCGCCGAGGAAGCTGACAAAAAATATGAAGAG GTTGCCCGAAAGTTGGTAATCATGGAAATAGACTTAGAACGGGCCGAGGAAAGGGCCGATAACAGCGACAG CAAAATCGTAGAATTGGAGGAAGAACTCCGCGTCGTTGGTAACAACTTGAAATCCCTTGAAGTTTCTGAGGAAAAG GCCAACCAACGTGAAGAAGAATACAAAAACCAAATCAAGAACCTCACCACTCGCCTAAAAGAG gcTGAAGCCCGTGCTGAGTTCGCTGAACGTTCGGTTCAAAAACTCCAAAAGGAAGTCGACAGACTAGAAG ACGAACTTATTCAAGAACGATCAAAATTTAAAGCCATCGCTGACGAAATGGATCAAACGATGGCCGATTTAGCTggatattaa
- the LOC111413729 gene encoding tropomyosin isoform X12: MDAIKKKMQAMKLEKDNALDRAKHMEQLAKDANLRAEKAEEEARSLQKKIQTIENDLDQTQEQLGQVNTKLEDKEKALQNAESEVAALNRRIQLLEEDLERSEERLATATAKLAEASQAADESERARKILENRSLADEERMDALENQLKEARFLAEEADKKYDEVARKLAMVEADLERAEERAEAGESKIVELEEELRVVGNNLKSLEVSEEKANQREEEYKNQIKNLTTRLKEAEARAEFAERSVQKLQKEVDRLEDELIQERSKFKAIADEMDQTMADLAGY; encoded by the exons ATGGACGCGATTAAGAAGAAAATGCAAGCTATGAAGCTTGAAAAGGACAATGCTTTAGATAGGGCGAAACATATGGAGCAATTGGCTAAAGATGCCAATCTCCGTGCAGAAAAG GCTGAAGAAGAAGCGCGTTCTCTGCAGAAGAAGATCCAAACCATCGAAAATGATCTCGATCAAACTCAAGAACAGCTTGGGCAAGTCAACACCAAACTGGAAGATAAAGAAAAGGCTCTCCAAAAC GCTGAATCTGAAGTTGCAGCTTTGAACCGTCGTATTCAGTTGCTCGAAGAAGATTTGGAACGTTCCGAAGAACGTTTGGCAACTGCTACAGCTAAATTAGCCGAAGCTTCCCAGGCAGCTGATGAAAGCGAACG CGCCCGTAAGATTCTTGAGAATCGTTCCTTGGCCGATGAGGAGCGTATGGATGCTCTTGAGAATCAGCTGAAGGAGGCGAGGTTCTTGGCTGAGGAAGCCGACAAAAAATACGATGAG GTGGCCCGTAAGTTGGCAATGGTTGAAGCTGATTTGGAGAGAGCTGAGGAGCGCGCTGAAGCCGGAGAATC CAAAATCGTAGAATTGGAGGAAGAACTCCGCGTCGTTGGTAACAACTTGAAATCCCTTGAAGTTTCTGAGGAAAAG GCCAACCAACGTGAAGAAGAATACAAAAACCAAATCAAGAACCTCACCACTCGCCTAAAAGAG gcTGAAGCCCGTGCTGAGTTCGCTGAACGTTCGGTTCAAAAACTCCAAAAGGAAGTCGACAGACTAGAAG ACGAACTTATTCAAGAACGATCAAAATTTAAAGCCATCGCTGACGAAATGGATCAAACGATGGCCGATTTAGCTggatattaa
- the LOC111413729 gene encoding tropomyosin-1, isoforms 9A/A/B isoform X23 has translation MTTTIPQGTFLDVLKKKMRQAKEEMERYKDECEEYNKRLQGEIMRREEAESEVAALNRRIQLLEEDLERSEERLATATAKLAEASQAADESERIRKALENRTNMEDDRVAILESQLAQAKVIAEEADKKYEEVARKLAMVEADLERAEERAEAGESKIVELEEELRVVGNNLKSLEVSEEKANQREEEYKNQIKNLTTRLKEAEARAEFAERSVQKLQKEVDRLEDELIQERSKFKAIADEMDQTMADLAGY, from the exons ATGACGACGACCATACCCCAAGGTACGTTCCTCGACGTTCTCAAAAAGAAGATGAGACAGGCAAAGGAGGAAATGGAACGGTACAAGGACGAATGTGAGGAATACAACAAACGACTTCAGGGCGAGATCATGCGACGTGAAGAA GCTGAATCTGAAGTTGCAGCTTTGAACCGTCGTATTCAGTTGCTCGAAGAAGATTTGGAACGTTCCGAAGAACGTTTGGCAACTGCTACAGCTAAATTAGCCGAAGCTTCCCAGGCAGCTGATGAAAGCGAACG GATACGTAAAGCCCTTGAGAACAGGACCAATATGGAAGATGATCGTGTGGCGATATTGGAAAGTCAATTGGCGCAGGCGAAAGTGATCGCCGAGGAAGCTGACAAAAAATATGAAGAG GTGGCCCGTAAGTTGGCAATGGTTGAAGCTGATTTGGAGAGAGCTGAGGAGCGCGCTGAAGCCGGAGAATC CAAAATCGTAGAATTGGAGGAAGAACTCCGCGTCGTTGGTAACAACTTGAAATCCCTTGAAGTTTCTGAGGAAAAG GCCAACCAACGTGAAGAAGAATACAAAAACCAAATCAAGAACCTCACCACTCGCCTAAAAGAG gcTGAAGCCCGTGCTGAGTTCGCTGAACGTTCGGTTCAAAAACTCCAAAAGGAAGTCGACAGACTAGAAG ACGAACTTATTCAAGAACGATCAAAATTTAAAGCCATCGCTGACGAAATGGATCAAACGATGGCCGATTTAGCTggatattaa
- the LOC111413729 gene encoding tropomyosin-1, isoforms 9A/A/B isoform X27 — protein MTTTIPQGTFLDVLKKKMRQAKEEMERYKDECEEYNKRLQGEIMRREEAESEVAALNRRIQLLEEDLERSEERLATATAKLAEASQAADESERARKILENRSLADEERMDALENQLKEARFLAEEADKKYDEVARKLAMVEADLERAEERAEAGESKIVELEEELRVVGNNLKSLEVSEEKANQREEEYKNQIKNLTTRLKEAEARAEFAERSVQKLQKEVDRLEDELVAEKERYKEIGDDLDTAFVELIL, from the exons ATGACGACGACCATACCCCAAGGTACGTTCCTCGACGTTCTCAAAAAGAAGATGAGACAGGCAAAGGAGGAAATGGAACGGTACAAGGACGAATGTGAGGAATACAACAAACGACTTCAGGGCGAGATCATGCGACGTGAAGAA GCTGAATCTGAAGTTGCAGCTTTGAACCGTCGTATTCAGTTGCTCGAAGAAGATTTGGAACGTTCCGAAGAACGTTTGGCAACTGCTACAGCTAAATTAGCCGAAGCTTCCCAGGCAGCTGATGAAAGCGAACG CGCCCGTAAGATTCTTGAGAATCGTTCCTTGGCCGATGAGGAGCGTATGGATGCTCTTGAGAATCAGCTGAAGGAGGCGAGGTTCTTGGCTGAGGAAGCCGACAAAAAATACGATGAG GTGGCCCGTAAGTTGGCAATGGTTGAAGCTGATTTGGAGAGAGCTGAGGAGCGCGCTGAAGCCGGAGAATC CAAAATCGTAGAATTGGAGGAAGAACTCCGCGTCGTTGGTAACAACTTGAAATCCCTTGAAGTTTCTGAGGAAAAG GCCAACCAACGTGAAGAAGAATACAAAAACCAAATCAAGAACCTCACCACTCGCCTAAAAGAG gcTGAAGCCCGTGCTGAGTTCGCTGAACGTTCGGTTCAAAAACTCCAAAAGGAAGTCGACAGACTAGAAG ACGAATTGGTGGCCGAAAAGGAACGTTACAAGGAAATTGGAGACGATTTGGATACGGCTTTCGTCGAACTCATTTTGTAA
- the LOC111413729 gene encoding tropomyosin-2 isoform X20, whose protein sequence is MDAIKKKMQAMKLEKDNALDRAKHMEQLAKDANLRAEKAEEEARSLQKKIQTIENDLDQTQEQLGQVNTKLEDKEKALQNAESEVAALNRRIQLLEEDLERSEERLATATAKLAEASQAADESERIRKALENRTNMEDDRVAILESQLAQAKVIAEEADKKYEEVARKLVIMEIDLERAEERADNSDSKIVELEEELRVVGNNLKSLEVSEEKANQREEEYKNQIKNLTTRLKEAEARAEFAERSVQKLQKEVDRLEDELVAEKERYKEIGDDLDTAFVELIL, encoded by the exons ATGGACGCGATTAAGAAGAAAATGCAAGCTATGAAGCTTGAAAAGGACAATGCTTTAGATAGGGCGAAACATATGGAGCAATTGGCTAAAGATGCCAATCTCCGTGCAGAAAAG GCTGAAGAAGAAGCGCGTTCTCTGCAGAAGAAGATCCAAACCATCGAAAATGATCTCGATCAAACTCAAGAACAGCTTGGGCAAGTCAACACCAAACTGGAAGATAAAGAAAAGGCTCTCCAAAAC GCTGAATCTGAAGTTGCAGCTTTGAACCGTCGTATTCAGTTGCTCGAAGAAGATTTGGAACGTTCCGAAGAACGTTTGGCAACTGCTACAGCTAAATTAGCCGAAGCTTCCCAGGCAGCTGATGAAAGCGAACG GATACGTAAAGCCCTTGAGAACAGGACCAATATGGAAGATGATCGTGTGGCGATATTGGAAAGTCAATTGGCGCAGGCGAAAGTGATCGCCGAGGAAGCTGACAAAAAATATGAAGAG GTTGCCCGAAAGTTGGTAATCATGGAAATAGACTTAGAACGGGCCGAGGAAAGGGCCGATAACAGCGACAG CAAAATCGTAGAATTGGAGGAAGAACTCCGCGTCGTTGGTAACAACTTGAAATCCCTTGAAGTTTCTGAGGAAAAG GCCAACCAACGTGAAGAAGAATACAAAAACCAAATCAAGAACCTCACCACTCGCCTAAAAGAG gcTGAAGCCCGTGCTGAGTTCGCTGAACGTTCGGTTCAAAAACTCCAAAAGGAAGTCGACAGACTAGAAG ACGAATTGGTGGCCGAAAAGGAACGTTACAAGGAAATTGGAGACGATTTGGATACGGCTTTCGTCGAACTCATTTTGTAA
- the LOC111413729 gene encoding tropomyosin isoform X10: MSQRVGSGSTRKRGHQHHPRNHGNRKKLTLDPVTPSKISENTHNLETEPTTVKVTDTSVIQSASERDNIIDLTNCEDDDIKIRKGGNRNKSEPKIVNEILDDESTDMSLVFRPAAEGSSQSDQESEDPELEELSRLRCTSERAEVVAEREARKIRRRCADYPGLAFGSSIFSSDTLMKFSIIRNELHNIMNTQLKRAESEVAALNRRIQLLEEDLERSEERLATATAKLAEASQAADESERARKILENRSLADEERMDALENQLKEARFLAEEADKKYDEVARKLAMVEADLERAEERAEAGESKIVELEEELRVVGNNLKSLEVSEEKAAATRDSCEDKIHVITDKLREAEARAEFAERSVQKLQKEVDRLEDELVAEKERYKEIGDDLDTAFVELIL, translated from the exons ATGTCCCAAAGGGTAGGGTCAGGGTCTACGAGGAAGAGGGGGCACCAACACCACCCTAGAAATCACGGTAACCGTAAAAAATTGACCCTGGATCCCGTGACGCCCTCGAAAATATCAGAAAACACACATAACCTAGAAACCGAACCAACAACTGTCAAAGTGACAGATACGTCTGTGATTCAAAGTGCCTCCGAACGTGATAATATAATAGATCTAACTAATTGCGAAGACGATGATATTAAAATACGAAAGGGTGGTAATCGTAATAAATCCGAgccaaaaattgttaacgaaaTTTTGGATGACGAATCAACCGATATGTCTTTGGTTTTTCGTCCGGCTGCTGAAGGATCGAGTCAAAGTGACCAAGAATCCGAAGATCCAGAACTTGAAGAATTATCCAGGCTACGTTGTACCTCAGAACGAGCTGAAGTAGTCGCTGAAAGAGAAGCAAGAAAAATCCGAAGAAGATGTGCAGATTATCCAGGGTTGGCCTTCGGGAGTTCCATCTTTAGTTCCGATACTCTCATGAAGTTCTCCATCATCAGGAATGAACTCCACAATATTATGAATACACAACTGAAACGG GCTGAATCTGAAGTTGCAGCTTTGAACCGTCGTATTCAGTTGCTCGAAGAAGATTTGGAACGTTCCGAAGAACGTTTGGCAACTGCTACAGCTAAATTAGCCGAAGCTTCCCAGGCAGCTGATGAAAGCGAACG CGCCCGTAAGATTCTTGAGAATCGTTCCTTGGCCGATGAGGAGCGTATGGATGCTCTTGAGAATCAGCTGAAGGAGGCGAGGTTCTTGGCTGAGGAAGCCGACAAAAAATACGATGAG GTGGCCCGTAAGTTGGCAATGGTTGAAGCTGATTTGGAGAGAGCTGAGGAGCGCGCTGAAGCCGGAGAATC CAAAATCGTAGAATTGGAGGAAGAACTCCGCGTCGTTGGTAACAACTTGAAATCCCTTGAAGTTTCTGAGGAAAAG GCTGCTGCAACCAGAGATTCTTGCGAGGACAAAATTCACGTCATCACTGATAAATTACGTGAA gcTGAAGCCCGTGCTGAGTTCGCTGAACGTTCGGTTCAAAAACTCCAAAAGGAAGTCGACAGACTAGAAG ACGAATTGGTGGCCGAAAAGGAACGTTACAAGGAAATTGGAGACGATTTGGATACGGCTTTCGTCGAACTCATTTTGTAA
- the LOC111413729 gene encoding tropomyosin-2 isoform X9: MSQRVGSGSTRKRGHQHHPRNHGNRKKLTLDPVTPSKISENTHNLETEPTTVKVTDTSVIQSASERDNIIDLTNCEDDDIKIRKGGNRNKSEPKIVNEILDDESTDMSLVFRPAAEGSSQSDQESEDPELEELSRLRCTSERAEVVAEREARKIRRRCADYPGLAFGSSIFSSDTLMKFSIIRNELHNIMNTQLKRAESEVAALNRRIQLLEEDLERSEERLATATAKLAEASQAADESERARKILENRSLADEERMDALENQLKEARFLAEEADKKYDEVARKLAMVEADLERAEERAEAGESKIVELEEELRVVGNNLKSLEVSEEKANQREEEYKNQIKNLTTRLKEAEARAEFAERSVQKLQKEVDRLEDELVAEKERYKEIGDDLDTAFVELIL, encoded by the exons ATGTCCCAAAGGGTAGGGTCAGGGTCTACGAGGAAGAGGGGGCACCAACACCACCCTAGAAATCACGGTAACCGTAAAAAATTGACCCTGGATCCCGTGACGCCCTCGAAAATATCAGAAAACACACATAACCTAGAAACCGAACCAACAACTGTCAAAGTGACAGATACGTCTGTGATTCAAAGTGCCTCCGAACGTGATAATATAATAGATCTAACTAATTGCGAAGACGATGATATTAAAATACGAAAGGGTGGTAATCGTAATAAATCCGAgccaaaaattgttaacgaaaTTTTGGATGACGAATCAACCGATATGTCTTTGGTTTTTCGTCCGGCTGCTGAAGGATCGAGTCAAAGTGACCAAGAATCCGAAGATCCAGAACTTGAAGAATTATCCAGGCTACGTTGTACCTCAGAACGAGCTGAAGTAGTCGCTGAAAGAGAAGCAAGAAAAATCCGAAGAAGATGTGCAGATTATCCAGGGTTGGCCTTCGGGAGTTCCATCTTTAGTTCCGATACTCTCATGAAGTTCTCCATCATCAGGAATGAACTCCACAATATTATGAATACACAACTGAAACGG GCTGAATCTGAAGTTGCAGCTTTGAACCGTCGTATTCAGTTGCTCGAAGAAGATTTGGAACGTTCCGAAGAACGTTTGGCAACTGCTACAGCTAAATTAGCCGAAGCTTCCCAGGCAGCTGATGAAAGCGAACG CGCCCGTAAGATTCTTGAGAATCGTTCCTTGGCCGATGAGGAGCGTATGGATGCTCTTGAGAATCAGCTGAAGGAGGCGAGGTTCTTGGCTGAGGAAGCCGACAAAAAATACGATGAG GTGGCCCGTAAGTTGGCAATGGTTGAAGCTGATTTGGAGAGAGCTGAGGAGCGCGCTGAAGCCGGAGAATC CAAAATCGTAGAATTGGAGGAAGAACTCCGCGTCGTTGGTAACAACTTGAAATCCCTTGAAGTTTCTGAGGAAAAG GCCAACCAACGTGAAGAAGAATACAAAAACCAAATCAAGAACCTCACCACTCGCCTAAAAGAG gcTGAAGCCCGTGCTGAGTTCGCTGAACGTTCGGTTCAAAAACTCCAAAAGGAAGTCGACAGACTAGAAG ACGAATTGGTGGCCGAAAAGGAACGTTACAAGGAAATTGGAGACGATTTGGATACGGCTTTCGTCGAACTCATTTTGTAA
- the LOC111413729 gene encoding tropomyosin-2 isoform X19: MDAIKKKMQAMKLEKDNALDRAKHMEQLAKDANLRAEKAEEEARSLQKKIQTIENDLDQTQEQLGQVNTKLEDKEKALQNAESEVAALNRRIQLLEEDLERSEERLATATAKLAEASQAADESERIRKALENRTNMEDDRVAILESQLAQAKVIAEEADKKYEEVARKLAMVEADLERAEERAEAGESKIVELEEELRVVGNNLKSLEVSEEKANQREEEYKNQIKNLTTRLKEAEARAEFAERSVQKLQKEVDRLEDELVAEKERYKEIGDDLDTAFVELIL, encoded by the exons ATGGACGCGATTAAGAAGAAAATGCAAGCTATGAAGCTTGAAAAGGACAATGCTTTAGATAGGGCGAAACATATGGAGCAATTGGCTAAAGATGCCAATCTCCGTGCAGAAAAG GCTGAAGAAGAAGCGCGTTCTCTGCAGAAGAAGATCCAAACCATCGAAAATGATCTCGATCAAACTCAAGAACAGCTTGGGCAAGTCAACACCAAACTGGAAGATAAAGAAAAGGCTCTCCAAAAC GCTGAATCTGAAGTTGCAGCTTTGAACCGTCGTATTCAGTTGCTCGAAGAAGATTTGGAACGTTCCGAAGAACGTTTGGCAACTGCTACAGCTAAATTAGCCGAAGCTTCCCAGGCAGCTGATGAAAGCGAACG GATACGTAAAGCCCTTGAGAACAGGACCAATATGGAAGATGATCGTGTGGCGATATTGGAAAGTCAATTGGCGCAGGCGAAAGTGATCGCCGAGGAAGCTGACAAAAAATATGAAGAG GTGGCCCGTAAGTTGGCAATGGTTGAAGCTGATTTGGAGAGAGCTGAGGAGCGCGCTGAAGCCGGAGAATC CAAAATCGTAGAATTGGAGGAAGAACTCCGCGTCGTTGGTAACAACTTGAAATCCCTTGAAGTTTCTGAGGAAAAG GCCAACCAACGTGAAGAAGAATACAAAAACCAAATCAAGAACCTCACCACTCGCCTAAAAGAG gcTGAAGCCCGTGCTGAGTTCGCTGAACGTTCGGTTCAAAAACTCCAAAAGGAAGTCGACAGACTAGAAG ACGAATTGGTGGCCGAAAAGGAACGTTACAAGGAAATTGGAGACGATTTGGATACGGCTTTCGTCGAACTCATTTTGTAA